The genomic DNA CAACCTTCGAGCCTCCAACACGGAACCGCTGCTGCGCCTGAACGTGGAAGCACGCGACGAAGAGACCATGACGGCGGTACGCGACGAAGTCCTGGCCCTGGTCCGCAGCCAGGCGGCATCGAACGACTCCGATGTGTGAGGGCACCTGAGACAGCGCCTGTCGGGCCACTCGCGGCGCGCCGGGCACCCCCGGCGCGTCCGGCGATCGACGGCGTCCTTCCGGCCCGTCCGACGCTCGAGGACCGGGGTTCCGGGCTGGAGCCCCGGTTCCGGGAAAGGGTGGGCAGCGGAACAGCCCGCCGCAGGCGTCCCCACCCGCACCCGCAGGGCGATCTCACCACCCCGGCCGGGCCGCGCCCCCGCCACCCCGGCGGTAGGCTGACCTCGCCCGATCCGCGCGAACCCGAACCCGCTGTTCGAATGCTTGAAGGGACTCACCCCATGCCGCTCGAAGCCGGCCTTCTGGAGATCCTCGCTTGCCCGGCCTGCCACTCCCCGCTCGACGACCGGTCGGCAGCCGACAGCCCCGAGCTGGTCTGCACCGGCACGGACTGCGGCCTGGCCTACCCGGTACGGGACGGCATCCCCGTACTCCTGGTCGACGAGGCCCGCCGCCCCGCGTAGCGCGAGGCACGGGAGCGCCGCCGCCCACCGGGCCGGCGCGCCCCCACCCCCGTACACCCGCAGCCCGCACGGTGATCAGCACGTGATCGGAGGCCCGTCCCCATGCTCGACGAGTCGTTGCTCGACGCCCCGGAAGCCCTGGCCCGAGCCGACCGCCGCGGTCTGCTCCGCGGCGCCGCCGAGGCCGGGGCGCGCGTCCGTACCGCTGCCCGGCACGCGGCGGAGGCCGGCATCACCGAGCTGGCCCCGGAGGGCCGCCCGCGGGCCGTCCTGGTCGCAGGCTCCGGCACCGCCGCATCCGGCGTCGCCGATCTGATCGGCGCGCTGGCGGGAGCCTCCGCACCCGTCACCCGTATCCACCCCACGGGCGTCGCACCTGCCGCGGGCGCCATGCGCTGGACGCTGCCCGGCTGGGCCGGCTCCGTCGACCTGCTGCTGATCGTCACGGCGGACGGCTCCGAGCCGGGCCTCGCCCTGCTCGCCGAACAGGCCTACCGGCGCGGCTGCACGGTCGTCGCCGTCGCCCCCCGTCAGTCCCCGTTGCGTGAAGCGGTCGACGGGGCGCACGGCCTCGTCGTGCCGATGGCGTCCGCCCCGCACGGCGAGTACGACGCCGAGACGTCGGCCGCCGGACCCGGCACGCTCTGGGCCCTGTTCACGCCGCTCCTCGCGCTGCTCGACCGGGTCGGCCTGATCACCGCACCCGCCGAGACGCTCCAGAGCGTCGCCGACCGCCTGGACCGCACCGCGGAACGCTGCGGCCCGGCCATCGCCACGTACAGCAACCCGGCCAAGACGCTCGCCGCCGAGCTCGCCGACAGCCTGCCGCTTGTATGGACGGAAGGCGACGCCGCGGGGCCGGTCGGGCGCCGGTTCGCCGCTGTCCTCGCCGAGCTGTCGGGCCGCCCGGCCCTCGCCGCCGAACTCCCCGAGGCCCTTCCCGCCCATGGGGCGCTGCTGGCCGGATCCTTCGCCGCCGGGGCCGACCCCGACGACTTCTTCCGTGACCGGGTCGACGAGGCGGAGGCCCTGCACGCCCGGGTCGTCCTGCTCCGCGACCGGCCCGCGGGCGGTCTGAGTGCCGCCCCCGCCGCCCGCGAACTGGCCCTCGGCCACGACACGGCGGTCAGTGAACTCGAACCGGACGAGGGCAGCGAGCTCGAAGCCCTCGCCGAGCTCCTCGCGGTCACCGACTTCGCCGCCGTCTACCTGGCACTGGCCTCGGGAGCCCACGCCTGACCACACCGCGCGCCCGTACCGGGCACGACCACCGCACCACGCACAGCCCCACCGCATCGCACGACCACCGCACCGCACGATCCGCGCATCTCACGAGGACGAACTCTCCATGGACCGGCTCTCCAACACCGTGCGCCCTTACGCCTGGGGCTCCACCACCGCCATTCCCGAGCTGCTCGGCGTCGCCCCGACCGGCGAGCCCCAAGCCGAGATGTGGATGGGCGCCCACCCCGGAGCGCCTTCCCGTCTCACCCGCATATCCGGCGCCTCGGGAGCCCCCACCGAGCAGCCCCTCACCGACATCATCGCCGCCGGCCCGGAGCGCGAGCTGGGCCCGGCCGCCGTCGAGAAGTTCGGCCCCCGCCTCCCCTTCCTCCTCAAGCTGCTCGCCGCAGGCGCCCCCCTCTCCCTCCAGGTCCACCCAGACCTCGAGCAGGCCAAGAAGGGGTACGAGGACGAGGAGCGCCGGTCCGTCCCGATCGACGCGCCCCACCGCACGTACAAGGACACCAACCACAAGCCCGAACTGATCTGCGCGCTCACCCCCTTCGAAGGCCTCTGTGGTTTCCGCAGGCCCACCGAGGCGGCGCAGGCGATGGCGGCACTCGGCGTCGACTCCCTCAAGCCGTACGTCGATCTCCTCGGTGCCCACCCCGAAGAGGCGGCCCTGCGCGAGGTGCTCACGGCGATCCTCACCGCGGACCCCGTCGAGATGGCCGAGACGGTGACTGCCGCGGCCGCCGCCGCCGAACGCCTCGGCGGCGCCCACGCCCCGTACGCCCGCATCGCGCACCACTTCCCAGGCGACCCGGGCGTCATCGCGGCGATGCTGCTGAACTACGTACAACTCCAGCCCGGTGAGGCCCTGTTCCTCGGTGCGGGTGTCCCGCACGCCTACCTCGGCGGCCTCGGCGTCGAGATCATGGCGAACTCGGACAACGTGCTGCGCTGCGGACTGACGCCCAAGCACATCGACGTCCCCGAACTGCTGCGCATCGTCCGCTTCGAGGCGACCGACCCCGGCATCCTGCGCCCTGAGGCGTCCCCTTCCGGCGAGGAGCTGTACGAGACCCCGGTCGACGAGTTCCGGCTGTCGCGTTTCGACCTCTCGCCCGGCGCCGCCCCCGTCGACCTGACCAGGCCCACCCCGCAGATCCTGCTCTGCACCGCGGGTGCACCCCGCGTCGGCACCCTCGATCTCACACCCGGCGCCTCGGTCTTCGTACCGTCGGGCGAAACGGTCGAAGCGTCCGGTACCGGCACTCTGTTCCGCGCCACAGTGGTGGCCTGACGTACCGGCCGCATCAGCGGCTGCAACAATGTCCGGCCGTACCGCGGCGCCAGGGCCGCAGCACCGAAGAAGGGACACCAGGCACCCATGAGTGCGTCAGGCGGAACCAAGGCGATCGTGGCGGCACTCGCCGCCAACCTCGCGATCGCAGTGGCCAAATTCGTGGCGTTCCTGTTCAGTGGCTCGTCATCGATGCTCGCGGAGAGCGTCCACTCGGTGGCCGACTCGGGCAACCAGGGGTTGCTGCTGCTCGGCGGCAAGAAGTCCCAGCGCGAAGCCACCCCCCAGCACCCCTTCGGCTACGGGCGCGAGCGGTACATCTACGCCTTCCTCGTCTCCATCGTCCTGTTCTCGGTCGGTGGCATGTTCGCGGTCTACGAGGGCTACGAGAAGATCCTGCACCCGCACGAGCTCGAGGCCTGGTACTGGCCGGTCGGCGTGCTGGTCTTCGCGATCATCGCCGAGGGCTTCTCCTTCCGGACCGCCATCAAGGAGTCCAACGAGAGCCGCGGCGAGCTCACCTGGACCCAGTTCGTCCGCCGGGCCAAGGCCCCCGAGCTCCCGGTCGTCCTCCTGGAGGACCTCGGCGCGCTGGTCGGTCTGGTGCTCGCCCTGTTCGGTGTGGGCCTGACCCTGGCGACCGGCGACGGCGTCTGGGACGGCATCGGCACGCTGTGCATCGGCATCCTGCTGATCGGCATCGCGATCGTCCTCGCCGCAGAGACGAAGTCCCTGCTGCTCGGTGAGGCCGCCGGCGCCGACCAGGTCGAAAAGATCAAGGCCGCGGTCGTCGACGGCGAAACCGTCACCCGCATCATCCACATGCGTACGCTCCACCTCGGCCCGGAAGAGCTGCTGGTCGCCGCCAAGATCGCGGTCGAGCACGACGACACCGCCGCCGAGGTCGCCAACGCCATCAATGCCGCCGAGTCCCGCATCCGCGAAGCCGTCCCGATCGCCCGGGTCATCTACCTGGAACCGGACATCTTCAACGAGGCGGCCGCCGCCACGGGCAGCAACCCGGCCAAGGCCCCGGACGCTCCCGAGACCCTCTGACGCCGCCCCGGCACAATCCGACCACCGAGCCACCCGTACCCCGCCCGGGCCCCCTCCCGATCACTTCCGGCCCCGGGCGGGCTGGGAGCGGTCGGCCCGATCGGTGTAGATTCGACGGCAGTGTCAGACGTCGCTGCTGATGGCGGTCGGCCGCTCCGCGCATGCGGACCGGGCGAGGGAGAGAGGGCCTCCGACGGACTGCGCTGCGAGCGCCCGGGCATTTCTGTGTCCGCCGCCGCAGAGCCAGCCGTACCCACCCTCGACACCCACTACGAGGAGCAGCCCGTTATGACGACGGTCGCCAATCGACAGGACTTCAAGGTCGCCGACCTCTCCCTCGCGGAGTTCGGCCGCAAGGAGATCACGCTCGCCGAGCACGAGATGCCCGGCCTGATGTCGATCCGCAAGGAGTACGCCGCCGCGCAGCCGCTCGCCGGCGCCCGCATCACCGGCTCGCTGCACATGACCGTGCAGACCGCCGTGCTGATCGAGACCCTGGTCGCCCTCGGCGCCGAGGTCCGCTGGGCCTCCTGCAACATCTTCTCCACCCAGGACCACGCCGCCGCAGCCATCGCCGTCGGTCCGAACGGCACCCCGGACGCCCCCGCGGGCGTCCCGGTCTTCGCCTGGAAGGGCGAGACGCTCGAAGAGTACTGGTGGTGCACGGAGCAGGCCCTGACCTGGCCGAACACCCCCACCGGCGGCCCGAACATGATCCTCGACGACGGTGGTGACGCCACCCTCCTCGTCCACAAGGGCGTCGAGTTCGAGAAGGCCGGCGCGGCCCCGGACCCGTCGACCGCGGACAGCGAGGAGTACGGCCACATCCTCACCCTGCTGAACCGCACCCTCGGCGAGTCCCCGCAGAAGTGGACCCAGCTGGCGTCCGAGATCCGCGGCGTCACCGAAGAGACCACGACCGGTGTGCACCGTCTGTACGAGATGCACCGCGACGGCACGCTTCTCTTCCCGGCGATCAACGTCAATGACGCCGTCACCAAGTCCAAGTTCGACAACAAGTACGGCTGCCGCCACTCCCTGATCGACGGCATCAACCGCGCCACCGACGTCCTCATCGGCGGCAAGACCGCCGTCGTCTGCGGCTACGGCGACGTGGGCAAGGGTTGCGCGGAGTCCCTGCGCGGCCAGGGCGCCCGCGTCATCATCACCGAGATCGACCCGATCTGCGCCCTGCAGGCGGCGATGGACGGCTACCAGGTCGCCACGCTCGACGACGTCGTCGCCCAGGCCGACATCTTCGTCACCACGACGGGCAACAAGGACATCATCATGGCCGCCGACATGGCCAAGATGAAGCACCAGGCGATCGTCGGGAACATCGGCCACTTCGACAACGAGATCGACATGGCCGGCCTCGCCAAGATCGAGGGCATCGTCAAGGACGAGGTCAAGCCGCAGGTCCACACCTGGACGTTCCCCGACGGCAAGGTCATCATCGTGCTGTCCGAGGGCCGCCTGCTGAACCTGGGCAACGCCACCGGCCACCCCTCGTTCGTGATGTCCAACTCGTTCGCGGACCAGACCCTGGCCCAGATCGAGCTGTTCACCAAGCCCGAGGAGTACCCGACCGACGTCTACGTGCTGCCCAAGCACCTCGACGAGAAGGTCGCCCGCCTCCACCTCGCCGCGCTCGGCGTGAAGCTCACGACGCTCCGCCCCGAGCAGGCCGCGTACATCGGCGTCGAGGTCGAAGGCCCGTACAAGCCCGACCACTACCGCTACTGATCCGGCACCGGCCCCGCCCGTCATCGACCACACAGCTCACCGCCGGCCGGTGACCGGTCACTGACGGCAGGACAGCCGAAGCCTCAGCAGCAGATACGAGCGCAGGCCCCCGCACCCCCGTGTCGGGGGCCTGCGCCGTACCGCACCCGCACAGCCCGAGGAACCCGAAGGACCCCATGCCACGCGGCCGTTATTCGCTCCACGATCCCCACGACCACACCCCCCTCGGCGAAGAACACTTCCACTGCGCCCCAGGCCCCTCCGGTTGGCGCTACGTCTCCCAGATCGTCGCCCCCTCCGGCGACCACCTCGGCTCCGTCGATCTGGCCCTCGACGAACTCGGCCGCCCCATCCGCCTCGAACTGCATGCCGCGAGCTGGCAGATCCGCGGTGCCGCCCTCGAAGGCGTCACCTGGGTCCGCACCGACCCGACCGGCACTCATGCCACCGAAGGCAATGTCCGCGCCCACGGCTTCACCGGCACGTCCCCCGCATTCCTCATCGCGACCTCACGCCTGCTGCGCCTCACCCCCGGTTCCCCCGCGACCCGCGTCCGCCTCGTCGCCTTCACGGACCCGGTCCTCGCCCCCCGTACCGTCGACCAGTCCTGGGCCCTGGTGAACAGTGAAGCGCACGCCACTGACAACGGCCCTCTGATGGTGGACGAATACCAGGTCAACGCCCTGGACACGGGCGAACAGCACACCGTCCACATCGCCGGCGACGTAGTCCTCTCGGCCCCCGGCATCGAGCTCGAACACCTGGAAACCCCGCCCTCGCCCCGCTAAGGGCTGTCCCGCAACGCGGTTGGCGGTGCGTCGATGGGGCGTGGGACTCGCTTTCCCGAGCAGGGCGCGACAGGGCCTGTACTCCGAGGTCGTATCTGCGGCGCCAAGCAGGTGTCGCATCTGCGGCACCAACCAGATATCGAGCTTCCCTGTGGACGGGCAGCAGGCGATAATCCAGGTCAGCAAGGGGCCGCAGCACGGTTCCGCCAGACAACAGGGGGACCCATGATCTTTTTTGTTTCCATGGTGGTCGTGCTCGCGGCCGCGGTCGCGGTGTGCGTGGTCGTACTGCGGCGCAGAGGTGGCTCGGGGGAACGCGGCGCACTTGAGCGTGGGGCAGCGGACCAGGGAATCGCACAAGGGCTGGGCACGGCGAACGCCGCGAGGCAGAACACGGGGCCCTTCGGCTCCTGAGCCCTGGCGTCAGCCGGCCAACTGCTCCACGACATGAACCCGGGCGACAACTGCCACCCCATCCGGGACGACTTCTAGGCAGGCGGTGCGAAGCCCGTACCCGGCTCCCGGCCCCCAGGCTCTTCCGCCTCGGGAGTTCCAGGTTCAACAGGCGCCGCAGGGACAAGAGGCGCTACGGGGGAAACAGTGGCGCCAGGCGCGACCGGGCTGACCGCCGCAGCAGGCCCCACCACCCCCACCGGCACCGAACCAACTCCCATGGCCCCCTGCCCGCGCGGATCGGCCTGTGCAGCGCGGAACACCCGCCGGGCATCCCGCGCCTGCCGCTCGTTGACCACGCCGGCCAGATACGCCGCGGCCGGTACTCCCGGCGGCACCGGAACCCCCGTACGCACCGCCAGCTCATCGGCCAGCCGCTCCGCCATCGACAGCCCCACCTCCGCATCGAGCTGGTGCATCCGCGTCAGGTACTGCCGTATCGCCAGCCACAGCTCGTCGGGCACCGCTGACAGATCCAGTCCGGCGAACCGCCCGACCAGCCACGGCGGCGGAGGCGGCACGGCGATCCCGCGCCCGGCCGACACCCGCTCCCGCACGACGAGCGTGCCCGCGAAGACATCTCCGAGCCGCCGCCCCCGCGCCGACACCAGCGACGCGATGCAGGCGAAGACCCCGAGCGTCATCTGAATCTCGACGACGCCCATCGCCCCGCGCACCAGTGCGTGCCGGAACCGGATCGGCCCTCCGTCGTCCCGCACCACCCGCAGCCCACACGCGAGCTTCCCCAGCGAACGCCCGTGACTGAGCGTCTCGACCGCGATCGGCCCGCCCACGAGCACCAGCAGAAAGGTCGCGACGACTATGGCCGCACTCGCCGCCTCGTCCAGCGTCGCCGTCGCGATGGCCAACCCGATCGACACCAGGATGAACACGA from Streptomyces sp. NBC_01707 includes the following:
- a CDS encoding Trm112 family protein, which produces MPLEAGLLEILACPACHSPLDDRSAADSPELVCTGTDCGLAYPVRDGIPVLLVDEARRPA
- a CDS encoding SIS domain-containing protein, with protein sequence MLDESLLDAPEALARADRRGLLRGAAEAGARVRTAARHAAEAGITELAPEGRPRAVLVAGSGTAASGVADLIGALAGASAPVTRIHPTGVAPAAGAMRWTLPGWAGSVDLLLIVTADGSEPGLALLAEQAYRRGCTVVAVAPRQSPLREAVDGAHGLVVPMASAPHGEYDAETSAAGPGTLWALFTPLLALLDRVGLITAPAETLQSVADRLDRTAERCGPAIATYSNPAKTLAAELADSLPLVWTEGDAAGPVGRRFAAVLAELSGRPALAAELPEALPAHGALLAGSFAAGADPDDFFRDRVDEAEALHARVVLLRDRPAGGLSAAPAARELALGHDTAVSELEPDEGSELEALAELLAVTDFAAVYLALASGAHA
- the manA gene encoding mannose-6-phosphate isomerase, class I, producing MDRLSNTVRPYAWGSTTAIPELLGVAPTGEPQAEMWMGAHPGAPSRLTRISGASGAPTEQPLTDIIAAGPERELGPAAVEKFGPRLPFLLKLLAAGAPLSLQVHPDLEQAKKGYEDEERRSVPIDAPHRTYKDTNHKPELICALTPFEGLCGFRRPTEAAQAMAALGVDSLKPYVDLLGAHPEEAALREVLTAILTADPVEMAETVTAAAAAAERLGGAHAPYARIAHHFPGDPGVIAAMLLNYVQLQPGEALFLGAGVPHAYLGGLGVEIMANSDNVLRCGLTPKHIDVPELLRIVRFEATDPGILRPEASPSGEELYETPVDEFRLSRFDLSPGAAPVDLTRPTPQILLCTAGAPRVGTLDLTPGASVFVPSGETVEASGTGTLFRATVVA
- a CDS encoding cation diffusion facilitator family transporter translates to MSASGGTKAIVAALAANLAIAVAKFVAFLFSGSSSMLAESVHSVADSGNQGLLLLGGKKSQREATPQHPFGYGRERYIYAFLVSIVLFSVGGMFAVYEGYEKILHPHELEAWYWPVGVLVFAIIAEGFSFRTAIKESNESRGELTWTQFVRRAKAPELPVVLLEDLGALVGLVLALFGVGLTLATGDGVWDGIGTLCIGILLIGIAIVLAAETKSLLLGEAAGADQVEKIKAAVVDGETVTRIIHMRTLHLGPEELLVAAKIAVEHDDTAAEVANAINAAESRIREAVPIARVIYLEPDIFNEAAAATGSNPAKAPDAPETL
- the ahcY gene encoding adenosylhomocysteinase, which translates into the protein MTTVANRQDFKVADLSLAEFGRKEITLAEHEMPGLMSIRKEYAAAQPLAGARITGSLHMTVQTAVLIETLVALGAEVRWASCNIFSTQDHAAAAIAVGPNGTPDAPAGVPVFAWKGETLEEYWWCTEQALTWPNTPTGGPNMILDDGGDATLLVHKGVEFEKAGAAPDPSTADSEEYGHILTLLNRTLGESPQKWTQLASEIRGVTEETTTGVHRLYEMHRDGTLLFPAINVNDAVTKSKFDNKYGCRHSLIDGINRATDVLIGGKTAVVCGYGDVGKGCAESLRGQGARVIITEIDPICALQAAMDGYQVATLDDVVAQADIFVTTTGNKDIIMAADMAKMKHQAIVGNIGHFDNEIDMAGLAKIEGIVKDEVKPQVHTWTFPDGKVIIVLSEGRLLNLGNATGHPSFVMSNSFADQTLAQIELFTKPEEYPTDVYVLPKHLDEKVARLHLAALGVKLTTLRPEQAAYIGVEVEGPYKPDHYRY
- a CDS encoding RDD family protein — translated: MSELVTGDAVVLGLRPARLPSRALALAIDLVVVWIVFILVSIGLAIATATLDEAASAAIVVATFLLVLVGGPIAVETLSHGRSLGKLACGLRVVRDDGGPIRFRHALVRGAMGVVEIQMTLGVFACIASLVSARGRRLGDVFAGTLVVRERVSAGRGIAVPPPPPWLVGRFAGLDLSAVPDELWLAIRQYLTRMHQLDAEVGLSMAERLADELAVRTGVPVPPGVPAAAYLAGVVNERQARDARRVFRAAQADPRGQGAMGVGSVPVGVVGPAAAVSPVAPGATVSPVAPLVPAAPVEPGTPEAEEPGGREPGTGFAPPA